In the genome of Ananas comosus cultivar F153 linkage group 11, ASM154086v1, whole genome shotgun sequence, one region contains:
- the LOC109716961 gene encoding uncharacterized protein LOC109716961, with protein MAHRDKATKKGVSRGGFIGTVAASTANVAAAAAATATIATTITTSGGHVVTVSDFISQFDEAAKSRLNRMNERLRELEQQIETLEAQIWKASDPFDAA; from the exons atggcTCATAGAGATAAGGCTACGAAAAAAGGCGTTAGCAGAGGCGGTTTTATAGGGACGGTTGCTGCTTCAACCGCGAATGTCGCCGCCGCTGCGGCTGCCACTGCAACCATTGCCACCACCATCACGACCAGTGGCGGGCACGTAGTCACCGTGTCCGACTTCATTTCGCAGTTTG ATGAAGCTGCGAAAAGCAGGCTCAATCGCATGAATGAAAGGTTGCGGGAGTTGGAACAGCAGATCGAAACCCTAGAAGCTCAGATATGGAAAGCAAGTGACCCTTTCGATGCAGCTtaa